CAATCACAAAATCGTGTCTCCGAAAAATGTAACACAGGCTGCTTCCGGTTCGAACTAACCAATGCGCGCCTGACGAGCGGCGTGCTCAACAACCCAATCGGAGGTGAAATCATGTCAACGAGATCAACCGTGAGCGCGGCCTTACTGGCCAGCGCCGTTGCCACGGCTCTTGCTTCTTTTGCGACGGCCGCGCCGCTGACCGAGGCACAGGCCAAGGCGGCGATGGATGCGGGCAAGGAGAAGTGCTTTGGCGTCGCCCTGAAGGGACAAAACGATTGTAAGGCAGGTGCGGGAACCACATGCCAAGGCACGTCGACTGTCGATTATCAGGGCAACGCCTGGAAGTTTGTCGATGGCGGCACCTGTACGACGATGGATCTGCCGGAGGGCCGCAAAGGCTCGTCCACGGAGCTGACCCGCGACATCCCGTCATAAGCAACGGAACCTGCCCGGAAAGCGGAGGGAAAGATGAACGGACTGGCCACCCACCTGGCATCCCGCATTTCGAAAACCTCACGCTTTCCGGCGCTGCCGGTCCTCGGTCTTGCCGGCACCAGCTTCAAGCACGAACATCTACCCGCAATCCTCGCCAACCAGCCAAACGGCGGTTTCTTCGAGGT
The nucleotide sequence above comes from Mesorhizobium sp. 131-2-1. Encoded proteins:
- a CDS encoding BufA1 family periplasmic bufferin-type metallophore, whose amino-acid sequence is MSTRSTVSAALLASAVATALASFATAAPLTEAQAKAAMDAGKEKCFGVALKGQNDCKAGAGTTCQGTSTVDYQGNAWKFVDGGTCTTMDLPEGRKGSSTELTRDIPS